Proteins encoded in a region of the Procambarus clarkii isolate CNS0578487 chromosome 28, FALCON_Pclarkii_2.0, whole genome shotgun sequence genome:
- the LOC138369521 gene encoding cuticle protein CP14.6-like has product MKFIIFAVVVAVASAAPQYAAPQAPTRYAESSEEVAILRHDFVPGDAGAYKLDVETANGIVLSQAGSPDGPEGAVVKAGQYSYTAPDGTPVVVKFVADENGYQPQSDLLPVAPEFPHPIPQFVLDQITKAAEEDAAAARGKSSAPSASYGAPN; this is encoded by the exons ATGAAGTTT ATCATCTTCGCCGTCGTTGTGGCCGTGGCCAGCGCCGCCCCCCAGTACGCAGCCCCTCAGGCACCTACCCGCTATGCAGAGTCAAGTGAAGAGGTGGCCATTCTGAGGCACGACTTTGTACCTGGGGACGCCGGCGCCTACAAGCTTGACGTGGAGACTGCCAACGGCATCGTTTTATCCCAGGCTGGCTCTCCTGACGGTCCAGAGGGCGCTGTTGTCAAGGCTGGGCAGTATTC CTACACTGCTCCTGACGGCACTCCCGTCGTTGTAAAGTTCGTCGCCGACGAGAACGGCTACCAGCCCCAGTCTGACCTGCTGCCAGTGGCTCCTGAGTTCCCCCACCCAATCCCCCAGTTCGTGCTGGACCAGATCACTAAAGCTGCTGAGGAAGACGCTGCCGCCGCTCGCGGGAAGTCTTCTGCTCCCTCCGCCAGCTACGGTGCTCCAAACTAA
- the LOC138369369 gene encoding cuticle protein CP14.6-like, with product MKFMVLAVVVAVASAAPQYAAPQAPTRYSESSEEVAILRHDFVPGDAGAYKLDVETANGIVVSQAGAPSGPEGAVVKTGQYSYTAPDGTPVVVKFVADENGYQPQSDLLPVAPEFPHPIPQFVLDQIAFAAQEDAAAARGKSGPSASYGPPL from the exons ATGAAGTTT ATGGTTCTCGCCGTCGTTGTGGCCGTGGCCAGCGCCGCCCCCCAGTACGCCGCCCCTCAGGCACCTACCCGCTATTCAGAGTCAAGTGAAGAGGTGGCCATTCTGAGGCACGATTTTGTACCTGGGGACGCCGGCGCCTACAAGCTTGATGTGGAGACTGCCAACGGCATCGTTGTATCCCAAGCTGGCGCTCCCAGTGGCCCTGAGGGCGCTGTGGTCAAGACCGGACAGTATTC CTACACTGCACCTGACGGCACTCCCGTCGTTGTGAAGTTCGTCGCCGACGAGAACGGCTACCAGCCCCAATCTGACCTGCTGCCAGTGGCTCCTGAGTTCCCCCACCCAATCCCCCAGTTCGTGCTGGACCAGATCGCCTTCGCCGCTCAGGAGGACGCTGCCGCCGCTCGCGGCAAGTCGGGTCCTTCTGCTAGCTACGGTCCTCCACTGTAA